From the Candidatus Neomarinimicrobiota bacterium genome, the window CATTGATCAACATCAAGCCCGATTCGATTCTCGCCTTCGGCAAAGCCATTGTAGGGGGTGGAGAAGACGTCATCACCTTCTATGGTACGGAAACGTTCAAAGGGAAATTCCTTATATCGATCCCCTTCGTTTTCGAGCTGACTGATGCCGCTGTCGTTGAGCTGGATGCCGAAAAAGTGGAACGGGAATTTCCCGAAGAACTCGAAGCTCTGAAAATATTCCTCGATTACGACAATCAGTTCGATTTCGGCAATGACATCACACTAATGGTGGCCGAGGATACCGCCTACTTCGAATCAGGATCGTCAGTCTCACCGGATATCCTGGCGAGCGTCACCCTCAATCCCAACTCAGCGTCACTTGATTCCTTTGTTATGTCTCAAGACAAGATCGACCTGTTCAAAGATGACCTATATATAAAAACAAAGATCGAAATCACTGGTGAGGAAGATGCCGATGGAAATCCAGTACCTGTTAAGTTTCTTTCCACGGAATCTCTGAGCATCCTCTTTTATGGATCGATCGAATATCTAGTGGACCCTGAAGATGAATAAAAGCAGCAGACCAATTTACATAAGTATTCTCCTTTCAATGCTCCTGTTAGGTGTGCACGTCTTGGATGGCCAGGTGAATATGAGTGCCCGTTCCATCGGTGTGGCAGGAACCTATATGACGCAGTCAAGAGGTGTCGACGCCATTGGCTGGAATCCTGCTAATCTTGGCTACTGGGAGGCGCACAAGCCACTCGTCGTCGATGAAGCGGAGCTTACGGCGATTGAGCAGCCCGTACCCGTGATGCCTGAAGTGGAGATTTCTGTCAATGTTGATGAAACGGCATTACAACTTGACACCTTGGTTGAAGACCTGATTGTAGCGCAAGCGGCGCCCGATGTTGATTCGGTGGCGGTTGAGCCGACCGAACCGGTAGTCAAACTTCAGCCTGAACCGATAAGTGATGAGCCTGTTATACAAGAGCCCGCACTCATCAGTGCGCCCGCTGTAAGGGTCCGCAAGGCTTTACGGGTACCCTTCTTCTCAGCGGCAGGGCAATTGGACAATAGCGTAATCTCTCCAGCATGGATAAGCCAGTACCTGAGCAGTGGCGGATATCTCGATAAAGAGGTTAAAGAGGAGATGCTAAACACGTTTCCTGAAACGGGATGGAGTCTTGTCCCGGCTATCCGCGCGCCATTCGGTGTGGCTATCGGAAACTTTGCTTTCTCGATCAACCTTGAGGTAAACGGTTCGGTGGTGATCCCGAAAGATATGATGGGTATGATCTTCAACGGACTGCGGTTTGATGAACCGGTATCACTGGATGATTATAGAAGTGACGTGCAAGCGGTTGTCCCCATCTCTTTCGCTTACGGCAAAGAGATGACGGGGAACGCCACCTTAGACAAAGTTTTTAAACGATTCTTTGTGGGTGGCGCATTGAAATACCTCTACGGTGTAAGCAGGCTGAGGACAGAGAGTTTTTCAGGGTCAATCTCGACGCATAAAGAATTGGTACAGTTTAGCGGCAGTTCAAGTGCCATGATGGCGTTGTTTAACGGGAGCGGATTTGCTCTGGATCTGGGTGCCGCAGCGGATGTCAATGATAGGATGTCGGCGGGACTCTCACTGCACAACCTCCTTGGTACGATTCAGTGGACGAACGCCTCCACCTACGACGCCACATTCGATCTTAACACGAAGGGTGTGGATCTCACAGACAACGCTCAGGTTGATTCCCTTTCTGATAACTTTTTAACGGAAGAAGAGTCGTCTGGC encodes:
- a CDS encoding DUF5723 family protein gives rise to the protein MNKSSRPIYISILLSMLLLGVHVLDGQVNMSARSIGVAGTYMTQSRGVDAIGWNPANLGYWEAHKPLVVDEAELTAIEQPVPVMPEVEISVNVDETALQLDTLVEDLIVAQAAPDVDSVAVEPTEPVVKLQPEPISDEPVIQEPALISAPAVRVRKALRVPFFSAAGQLDNSVISPAWISQYLSSGGYLDKEVKEEMLNTFPETGWSLVPAIRAPFGVAIGNFAFSINLEVNGSVVIPKDMMGMIFNGLRFDEPVSLDDYRSDVQAVVPISFAYGKEMTGNATLDKVFKRFFVGGALKYLYGVSRLRTESFSGSISTHKELVQFSGSSSAMMALFNGSGFALDLGAAADVNDRMSAGLSLHNLLGTIQWTNASTYDATFDLNTKGVDLTDNAQVDSLSDNFLTEEESSGETVKTSYPTYLLAGLQYNLAPKMTIYANYRQYFVEELNFDTSPIFSVAAEARPAAWLPLRLGFSFGGFEEFKWGTGFGLNFAGYHLDVGFSQTRGMFNDAKGVSIAFEQTFFF